In Candidatus Kapaibacterium sp., one genomic interval encodes:
- the xerD gene encoding site-specific tyrosine recombinase XerD, translating to METINRNFLKLINSFVQFLSLEKGLADNTKHSYLHDVRSFASYLQTEGIETFADAQSINVENFLAQLTSMGLATSSRARYLSSIRALYKYLVSVNKAKDDITETIEQAKSGRKLPETLTIDDINKILDQPDTASLAGIRDRAMFETMYACGLRVSELIGLTKRDILEESEIVRVFGKGSKERIVPIGQSALEWIARYMGEARSQFYVPNKSHDFLFLNQRGSPLSRMGIWKLLAKYSAMAGISVKVHPHIFRHSFATHLLEGGADLRAVQEMLGHSDISTTQIYTHLDREFIKEVHRTFHPRA from the coding sequence ATGGAAACGATAAATAGAAATTTTCTGAAGTTGATTAATTCATTTGTTCAGTTTTTGAGTTTGGAAAAGGGGCTCGCTGACAACACCAAGCATTCGTATTTGCATGACGTCCGTAGTTTTGCTTCATATTTACAGACCGAGGGCATAGAGACATTTGCGGATGCACAATCAATCAATGTTGAAAATTTCTTAGCTCAATTGACTTCAATGGGTCTGGCAACTTCCAGCCGTGCACGATATTTGTCCTCAATTAGGGCATTGTACAAATATCTTGTCTCGGTAAATAAAGCGAAAGATGATATAACCGAAACCATCGAACAAGCAAAATCCGGCAGGAAATTGCCCGAAACGCTGACTATTGATGACATTAACAAAATTTTAGACCAACCTGACACAGCTTCTCTTGCCGGAATAAGAGACAGAGCCATGTTTGAGACAATGTACGCTTGTGGACTGAGAGTTTCGGAATTAATCGGACTGACAAAACGCGATATTTTGGAAGAATCGGAAATTGTCCGCGTATTTGGCAAAGGGTCGAAAGAGCGAATTGTGCCTATTGGGCAATCAGCTCTCGAATGGATTGCTCGATACATGGGCGAAGCGCGTTCGCAGTTTTATGTTCCAAACAAATCGCATGACTTTCTATTTCTGAATCAACGCGGTTCGCCGCTATCTCGGATGGGAATATGGAAATTATTGGCAAAATATTCGGCTATGGCTGGAATTAGCGTAAAGGTTCATCCGCATATTTTCAGGCATTCATTTGCTACGCATCTGCTCGAAGGTGGCGCCGATTTGCGAGCCGTCCAAGAAATGCTCGGGCATTCGGACATATCAACTACGCAAATTTACACCCATTTGGACAGAGAGTTCATCAAAGAAGTTCATCGCACTTTCCATCCGCGAGCATAA